From a region of the Rhodococcus sp. 4CII genome:
- a CDS encoding MFS transporter produces MSVAAVRGAPPAAPAAILGIILVSYFMVLLDNSVIFTGLPSIRSGLDLSPTALSWVQDAYTLVFGGLLLLAARAGDIVGRRRLFGIGLAIFGAASLLIGLAPTGWWMITARAVQGVGAAIVAPTSLALITAYFDGDARRKAIAWYAATAGIGASLGLLIGGALTDWISWRAAFFVNVPIAVAVIVGSRIVLAETPRQRGRCDVIGALCATLGMGALIFWVVEYGTAGWGAPRVLGAVVVGVLLLTGLVIHEARVEQPIMPLGCSEAVNVPARTQRDCCIWGR; encoded by the coding sequence GTGAGCGTCGCCGCCGTCCGCGGCGCCCCACCCGCGGCTCCTGCTGCGATCCTGGGAATCATTCTGGTCAGCTACTTCATGGTGCTGCTGGACAATTCGGTCATCTTCACCGGCCTGCCCAGCATCCGGTCCGGGCTCGACCTGTCCCCGACAGCCCTGTCGTGGGTGCAAGACGCGTACACCCTGGTCTTCGGCGGTCTGCTTCTGCTCGCCGCGCGGGCCGGGGACATCGTCGGACGGCGACGCTTGTTCGGGATCGGGCTGGCGATCTTCGGCGCGGCGTCGCTGCTCATCGGGCTTGCGCCGACAGGCTGGTGGATGATCACCGCCCGGGCGGTGCAGGGAGTCGGTGCGGCGATCGTCGCACCGACCTCTCTGGCGCTGATCACGGCCTACTTCGACGGCGACGCACGCAGGAAGGCGATCGCCTGGTACGCGGCAACGGCAGGTATCGGCGCCAGCCTCGGCCTGCTGATCGGAGGTGCGCTCACCGACTGGATTTCCTGGCGGGCAGCGTTCTTCGTCAATGTGCCGATCGCGGTCGCCGTGATCGTCGGATCCCGGATCGTCCTCGCCGAGACGCCCCGGCAGCGAGGCCGATGCGACGTCATCGGTGCGCTGTGCGCGACACTGGGGATGGGTGCGTTGATCTTCTGGGTCGTCGAGTACGGCACGGCCGGGTGGGGAGCGCCGCGGGTGCTCGGTGCTGTGGTCGTCGGGGTGCTCCTGCTCACCGGGTTGGTGATCCACGAGGCTCGGGTCGAGCAGCCGATCATGCCGTTGGGCTGTTCGGAAGCCGTGAACGTGCCGGCGCGTACGCAGCGCGACTGCTGTATCTGGGGGCGATGA
- a CDS encoding alcohol dehydrogenase catalytic domain-containing protein, protein MKATYMYGVGDVRVIDVPDAALQQPTDALVRVVRSCVCGSDLHPYHSMPADPGGTSMGHEFIGVVEEVGDQVATVRRGDFVIAPFAVSCGTCVFCHAGLQTSCVRGGFWNDPALGTTGGQAEAVRVPLADGTLVTAPVDEQADEALLASLLTLSDVYGTGWHAAVRGGVREGSAVTVIGDGAVGLLAVLSARQLGAEQIVLMGRHKARTDLGIEFGATEVVAERGAEGIAKVRELTGGLGSEIVLEAVGHRPAYDQALGVIRPGGVISRVGVPQYEDAPIGFGALFGPNITLTGGPAPVRAYIEQLLPAVLNGTVQPGLVFDRTTGLDHTPQAYAAMDARDALKVAVRP, encoded by the coding sequence ATGAAAGCTACGTACATGTACGGCGTGGGCGATGTCCGCGTCATCGACGTCCCCGACGCGGCCCTGCAGCAGCCGACCGATGCACTCGTGCGCGTGGTCCGGAGCTGTGTGTGCGGCAGCGACCTGCATCCCTACCATTCGATGCCGGCCGATCCGGGTGGTACGTCGATGGGGCACGAGTTCATCGGGGTCGTCGAGGAGGTCGGCGACCAGGTGGCCACCGTGCGACGGGGCGATTTCGTGATCGCACCGTTCGCCGTCTCCTGCGGTACCTGCGTGTTCTGTCACGCCGGGTTGCAGACGTCGTGCGTGCGCGGCGGGTTCTGGAACGACCCCGCATTGGGGACGACGGGCGGTCAGGCTGAGGCGGTTCGAGTCCCGCTGGCCGACGGCACCCTGGTCACGGCGCCGGTGGACGAGCAGGCCGATGAGGCGCTGCTCGCCTCGCTGCTGACATTGTCGGATGTGTACGGCACCGGCTGGCACGCGGCGGTCCGCGGCGGCGTCCGCGAGGGCAGCGCGGTGACAGTGATCGGTGACGGCGCCGTGGGACTGTTGGCGGTGCTCTCGGCCCGGCAGCTCGGCGCCGAGCAGATCGTGCTGATGGGACGGCACAAGGCGCGGACCGATCTGGGGATCGAGTTCGGTGCCACCGAGGTGGTCGCCGAGCGCGGTGCGGAGGGCATCGCGAAGGTCCGCGAGCTCACCGGCGGGCTGGGCAGTGAGATCGTGCTCGAGGCGGTCGGGCACCGGCCCGCGTACGACCAGGCCCTCGGCGTGATCCGCCCCGGCGGGGTGATCAGCCGCGTCGGCGTACCTCAGTACGAGGACGCCCCGATCGGGTTCGGCGCCCTCTTCGGACCCAACATCACCCTGACGGGCGGACCCGCCCCGGTCCGCGCCTACATCGAGCAGTTGCTGCCGGCGGTACTGAACGGAACCGTCCAGCCGGGTCTGGTTTTCGACCGCACCACCGGTCTCGACCACACCCCGCAGGCCTACGCCGCCATGGATGCCCGCGACGCACTGAAGGTCGCGGTCCGGCCGTGA
- a CDS encoding acyl-CoA dehydrogenase family protein, with translation MKRTVYGDDHEAYRDSVRQFLARHFEPRADDVRADKALPRDFWLEAGKHDLLGLEVPAEYTGADAGDYRFNAVLIEELAKVNAALASSVSIHCDVVAPYLVQLTTDAQKKRWLPGVCSGEILTAIGMTEPGGGSDLAALKTIAVRDGDHWVLSGAKTFITNGYSADLVVIAARTSPEKKAKGITLFGVETSLPGFERGRKLDKVGQDEADTAELFLDDVRVTDADVIGELDRGFIHMMSFLPQERLGCAVANLAHAAQILVETIDYCRERKAFGQSIGTFQHNKFLIADLVTQIEVTQAYVDRCVEAHVAGELTSVDAAKAKWWTADVQNRVIDHCVQLYGGYGYMNEYRVARAWRDARVTKIWAGSNEIMMELIGRDLGF, from the coding sequence ATGAAGCGCACCGTCTACGGCGACGACCACGAGGCATACAGGGACTCCGTCCGTCAGTTCCTCGCCCGGCACTTCGAACCGCGCGCCGACGACGTCCGTGCCGACAAGGCGCTGCCCCGGGACTTCTGGCTCGAAGCAGGCAAACACGATCTGCTGGGACTCGAGGTGCCGGCAGAGTATACGGGTGCGGATGCGGGTGACTACCGCTTCAACGCGGTGCTCATCGAGGAACTGGCCAAGGTCAACGCTGCCCTGGCGTCGAGTGTGAGCATCCACTGCGATGTCGTAGCGCCGTATCTGGTGCAACTGACCACCGACGCACAGAAGAAGCGGTGGCTGCCCGGTGTGTGTTCGGGTGAGATACTCACGGCGATCGGGATGACCGAACCCGGTGGCGGTTCGGATCTGGCCGCGCTCAAGACCATCGCGGTACGCGACGGCGACCATTGGGTGCTCTCGGGCGCGAAAACGTTTATCACCAACGGTTATTCGGCGGACCTGGTGGTGATCGCGGCACGGACTTCACCGGAGAAGAAGGCCAAGGGCATCACCCTCTTCGGTGTCGAGACTTCACTGCCCGGATTCGAGCGGGGCCGTAAACTCGACAAGGTCGGCCAGGACGAAGCCGACACCGCCGAATTGTTCCTCGACGACGTGCGGGTCACCGACGCCGATGTCATCGGTGAGCTCGATCGCGGCTTCATCCACATGATGTCGTTCCTGCCCCAGGAGCGGCTGGGGTGTGCTGTCGCGAATCTTGCGCACGCCGCGCAGATCCTTGTCGAGACCATCGACTACTGCCGCGAGAGAAAGGCTTTCGGTCAGTCGATCGGAACATTTCAGCACAACAAGTTTCTGATCGCCGACCTGGTGACGCAGATCGAGGTCACGCAGGCGTATGTCGACCGGTGCGTCGAAGCCCACGTGGCGGGTGAGCTCACCTCCGTCGACGCGGCGAAGGCGAAGTGGTGGACCGCCGACGTCCAGAACCGGGTGATCGACCACTGCGTGCAACTGTACGGCGGCTATGGCTACATGAACGAATACCGGGTGGCGCGGGCGTGGCGGGATGCTCGGGTCACGAAAATCTGGGCGGGGTCGAACGAGATCATGATGGAACTGATCGGCCGCGACCTCGGTTTCTGA
- a CDS encoding cupin domain-containing protein, producing MNIDPRTPTTKNPPEQFTGDVWLDPIAYPRDDGQRMIVAKVRFAPGARTAWHSHARGQTLHITQGIAWVQSRGGQKVEAHAGQTLYCPPGEEHWHGATPDSFMEHLAMLDNADDPAATTTWLEHVTDAEYLHSAHQPGR from the coding sequence ATGAATATCGACCCCCGCACACCGACCACCAAGAACCCGCCCGAACAATTCACCGGCGACGTCTGGCTCGACCCGATCGCATATCCCCGCGACGACGGCCAGCGCATGATCGTCGCGAAGGTGCGGTTTGCACCCGGCGCCCGCACCGCATGGCACTCACATGCGCGTGGTCAAACCCTGCACATCACCCAGGGCATCGCGTGGGTCCAGTCCCGCGGTGGGCAGAAGGTCGAAGCCCATGCCGGACAAACCCTCTACTGCCCACCGGGAGAGGAACACTGGCACGGAGCCACCCCGGACTCCTTCATGGAGCACCTGGCGATGCTCGACAACGCCGACGACCCGGCCGCCACCACGACCTGGCTCGAACACGTCACCGACGCCGAATACCTCCACAGCGCGCACCAGCCCGGCCGGTAG
- a CDS encoding MFS transporter codes for MIGFFYFTTQFMQDGLGFSPVQAGLGFLPMTLVNFVVALAVPRLSIQVSNGALLAAGIAVTLVGMLWLSRIGVGETYLVAVGLPMVLIGAGQGLAFGPLTNAGIAGVDPAAAGAASGLVNTAHQLGMALGLGILVAISADSGAGLDNLSAVTRHVGVALTGSSVLLALALVVAAAVIVPAGQARTGVLPVPGSTGTPWSRRSHIS; via the coding sequence ATGATCGGGTTCTTCTACTTCACCACCCAATTCATGCAGGACGGGCTCGGGTTCTCCCCGGTGCAAGCCGGCCTCGGCTTTCTGCCTATGACCCTGGTCAACTTCGTCGTCGCCCTCGCCGTCCCTCGACTGAGCATCCAGGTGTCGAACGGGGCACTGCTGGCCGCCGGCATCGCCGTCACGCTGGTCGGCATGTTGTGGTTGAGCCGGATCGGTGTCGGTGAGACCTACCTGGTCGCGGTCGGGCTGCCCATGGTTCTGATCGGCGCCGGCCAAGGTCTTGCCTTCGGGCCGCTGACCAACGCCGGGATCGCCGGGGTCGACCCGGCCGCCGCCGGTGCCGCCTCGGGCCTGGTCAACACCGCCCATCAGCTCGGGATGGCACTCGGGCTCGGCATCTTGGTCGCGATATCGGCCGACTCGGGCGCCGGTCTCGACAACCTGTCGGCCGTGACCAGGCACGTCGGCGTGGCACTGACCGGTAGCAGCGTTCTGCTCGCCCTGGCGCTCGTCGTTGCAGCGGCGGTGATCGTGCCCGCCGGGCAGGCCCGGACAGGGGTACTGCCAGTACCCGGCTCGACAGGCACTCCCTGGTCACGCCGATCGCACATATCGTGA
- a CDS encoding serine recombinase: MSAATDRQWAVRDAVLGWLVAKATEGYRSPILDPDAIGDTVGWVPSPLTRDEVADASNYLYREGYLTGVPVMGLGIPRPMLTVAGRRFAESRKTLRLNKDSTNTAATAR, encoded by the coding sequence GTGAGTGCAGCAACCGATCGTCAGTGGGCGGTTCGTGACGCTGTTCTGGGCTGGCTGGTGGCGAAGGCGACCGAGGGATACCGCAGCCCGATCCTGGACCCGGACGCCATCGGCGACACCGTCGGGTGGGTGCCCTCGCCACTCACCCGAGACGAGGTCGCCGACGCGTCCAATTATCTCTACCGTGAGGGGTATCTGACCGGCGTGCCGGTGATGGGACTCGGAATTCCCCGCCCAATGCTGACGGTTGCCGGTCGACGATTCGCCGAATCCCGTAAAACGCTTCGTCTGAACAAGGATTCGACGAACACCGCAGCCACCGCGCGATGA
- a CDS encoding NAD(P)/FAD-dependent oxidoreductase gives MTASQADTATRTGSHSDNAVLDVLIIGGGFSGLYALDRLRDLGFTVKVWDAAGGLGGIWWWNCYPGARTDSTGQIYQFSHKDLWKSYDFAELYPGFAGVRNYFEHVDSQLDLTRDVVFDTFAEACTWDEASREWTARSADGKVQKARQVIVATGFGAKPLYPNLEGLDSFAGECHHTARWPQEGVDMTGKKVVVMGTGSSGVQVVQEAGHVAEHVTVFQRTPNLAIPMQQRTLSPDDNENFRKGLPERFAARYKAFAGFDFDFLPQNATDLSKEERDAIYEKMWSEGGFEMWLGTFQDILVDEEANRTFYDFWRSKVHERVTDPKKAAIVAPETPPHPYGVKRPSLEQDYFDVINQSNVDVIDSNVTPIRRVLPHGIETDEGVIECDLLVLATGFDNNSGGIMAIDLQGVDGLSIQDKWKSGVDTCMGLSTRGFPNMMFLYGPQSPSGFCNGPTSAEYQGEIVVEFLQHLRDHDLTRFENTAESEKQWRAHVDELFLNSMFTKAKSWYWGANVPGKPAQMLNYSGGVPQYFARWDDIKANGYDAYETN, from the coding sequence ATGACGGCATCCCAGGCCGACACGGCCACCCGCACCGGCTCGCACTCTGACAACGCTGTGCTCGACGTCCTGATCATCGGCGGAGGCTTCTCCGGCTTGTATGCGCTGGACCGGCTTCGCGACCTCGGCTTCACCGTCAAGGTCTGGGACGCGGCCGGCGGATTAGGCGGAATCTGGTGGTGGAACTGCTATCCCGGTGCACGCACCGATAGCACCGGACAGATCTATCAGTTCTCGCACAAGGACCTGTGGAAAAGTTACGATTTCGCCGAACTGTATCCAGGTTTCGCCGGAGTCCGGAACTACTTCGAGCACGTCGACTCGCAGCTGGATCTCACGCGCGACGTCGTGTTCGATACCTTCGCCGAGGCGTGCACGTGGGACGAGGCCTCCCGCGAGTGGACCGCGCGGTCCGCGGACGGCAAGGTCCAGAAGGCACGTCAGGTGATCGTCGCCACTGGATTCGGTGCGAAGCCGCTCTACCCGAATCTCGAAGGGCTCGACTCGTTCGCCGGTGAATGCCACCACACTGCCCGCTGGCCGCAGGAGGGCGTGGACATGACCGGCAAGAAGGTCGTCGTCATGGGCACCGGCTCGAGTGGCGTGCAGGTGGTGCAGGAAGCCGGTCACGTCGCCGAACACGTCACGGTGTTCCAGCGCACCCCGAACCTGGCGATTCCGATGCAGCAGCGCACGCTCAGCCCCGACGACAACGAGAACTTCCGGAAAGGACTGCCCGAGCGGTTCGCGGCACGCTACAAGGCCTTCGCAGGCTTCGACTTCGACTTCCTGCCGCAGAACGCCACTGACCTGAGCAAGGAGGAGCGCGACGCGATCTACGAGAAGATGTGGTCCGAAGGTGGTTTCGAGATGTGGCTCGGTACCTTCCAGGACATCCTCGTCGACGAGGAGGCCAACCGTACCTTCTACGACTTCTGGCGCAGCAAGGTCCACGAGCGGGTCACCGACCCGAAGAAGGCCGCGATCGTGGCGCCCGAGACACCGCCGCACCCCTACGGAGTCAAACGCCCATCACTCGAGCAGGACTACTTCGACGTCATCAACCAGAGCAACGTCGATGTCATCGACTCCAACGTCACCCCGATCCGCCGGGTGCTGCCCCACGGAATCGAGACCGACGAGGGCGTCATCGAATGCGACCTGCTCGTGTTGGCCACCGGCTTCGACAACAACAGTGGCGGAATCATGGCCATCGACCTCCAAGGTGTCGACGGATTGAGCATCCAGGACAAGTGGAAGTCCGGGGTCGACACCTGCATGGGCCTGTCTACCCGTGGGTTCCCGAACATGATGTTCCTCTACGGCCCGCAGAGCCCGTCCGGTTTCTGTAACGGTCCCACGTCCGCCGAGTACCAAGGCGAGATCGTCGTCGAGTTCCTTCAGCATCTGCGCGACCACGACCTCACCCGATTCGAGAACACCGCTGAGTCGGAGAAGCAGTGGCGTGCGCACGTCGACGAACTGTTCTTGAACTCGATGTTCACAAAGGCAAAATCTTGGTACTGGGGCGCGAACGTGCCCGGCAAGCCGGCGCAGATGCTCAACTATTCGGGGGGTGTGCCGCAGTACTTCGCTCGCTGGGACGACATCAAGGCCAACGGCTACGACGCCTACGAGACGAACTGA
- a CDS encoding aldo/keto reductase gives MTTTVLTLNNGIVMPALGFGVYQTRPEETVNAVTTALNTGYRHIDTAAAYLNEREVGEAIAQSGIDRSDIFIETKIWITDYGYDAALHAYDKSAGKLGVEQIDLLILHQALPGEFDLTIEAYRALERLLADGKVRAIGVSNFMPEHLTRLRDATSVVPAVNQIEVHPYFRQSDLLAADAEHGIVSQAWSPIGGITFYRNGSRGSTLDDPTLGEIARTHGKTAAQVMLRWHLQQGRQVIPKSVTPSRIAENYNVFDFDLTTSELVAIDALDTGVRGGPGPEDVTREKFGIDIPEA, from the coding sequence ATGACCACGACAGTCCTGACACTCAACAACGGAATCGTGATGCCCGCGCTGGGATTCGGTGTGTACCAGACGCGACCGGAGGAGACCGTCAACGCGGTGACGACCGCGTTGAATACCGGGTACCGGCACATCGACACCGCCGCGGCGTACCTCAACGAGCGGGAGGTCGGCGAGGCCATCGCGCAGTCTGGAATCGACCGCTCGGACATCTTCATCGAAACGAAGATCTGGATCACCGACTACGGCTACGACGCCGCGCTGCACGCCTATGACAAGAGCGCCGGCAAACTCGGTGTCGAGCAGATCGACCTGCTGATCCTGCACCAGGCGTTGCCAGGAGAATTCGATCTGACGATCGAGGCCTACCGGGCACTCGAGCGGCTGCTCGCCGACGGCAAGGTCCGAGCCATCGGCGTCAGCAACTTCATGCCGGAACACCTCACCCGCCTGCGCGACGCAACGTCGGTCGTCCCCGCGGTCAATCAGATCGAGGTCCACCCCTACTTCCGGCAATCCGACCTGCTGGCTGCCGACGCCGAGCACGGAATCGTCTCCCAGGCCTGGTCGCCGATCGGTGGCATCACGTTCTACCGGAACGGCTCCCGCGGGTCCACCCTCGACGACCCCACCCTCGGCGAGATCGCCCGCACCCACGGCAAGACCGCGGCCCAGGTGATGCTCCGTTGGCACCTCCAGCAAGGCCGCCAGGTCATCCCCAAATCGGTCACTCCCTCGCGGATTGCCGAAAACTACAATGTCTTCGATTTCGACCTCACTACAAGCGAACTCGTGGCCATCGACGCCCTCGACACCGGTGTGCGCGGCGGCCCCGGGCCCGAAGACGTCACCCGAGAGAAGTTCGGGATCGACATCCCCGAAGCCTGA
- a CDS encoding helix-turn-helix domain-containing protein, with product MVTDRSSARADDRSLDADEGAPLRLRPEIEQSWRRCRAIGAAPDGSRFRFIDDTYTDSKLIRAARPVVDRLAEQLADTPVTILLADQDATIVDRRTGVRSLLGRLDRAQVAPGFMFSEEYAGTNGIGTALEERKAFRVRGGEHMLESLQSLACVGSPIVDPVSRTVVGILDITCNVDQVSDLMAPLIFSAVREVEERLFDQSAKSEQVLLREYMRSKRRGNAAVVAMSPDTVIATPTASRLMDSTDQMMIWDWISSHLGTKQEWEGPLRFADGIDVRVHARRVSESGEQLSAILELRPMVSSAVSRPHTAVLPASRHAPATESAGRIVGRSLATHRLQSRIDEIAGTVGPVLVTGESGVGKSHVARYIQQRWGHDGDIPVIDGSTLTPETVTDLRARLSSNVPWIVEHVDEIPDDAVAPTRRLLDAAATMSAPIVATATSTAPDGAGQQVHTHVRRSVSVSPLRQRIEDLDDLARELLGAHLPGRPTPQLQPAAHRALVAHHWPGNVRELDAVLCTAIARSMGFDIRLEHLPDDYRALGSGRQLTSLERSEREAIVRALDEADGNKSLAADRLGVARSTLYRKIRALGLENERFGS from the coding sequence GTGGTAACCGACCGGTCCTCCGCGCGTGCGGACGATCGTTCCCTCGATGCGGATGAGGGTGCTCCGCTGAGGTTGCGACCGGAGATCGAACAGTCGTGGCGGCGGTGCCGCGCCATCGGGGCGGCGCCGGACGGCTCGCGGTTTCGGTTCATCGACGACACCTACACCGATTCGAAACTGATTCGTGCCGCACGCCCCGTCGTGGATCGGCTGGCCGAACAGCTCGCCGATACGCCGGTGACGATCCTGCTCGCGGATCAGGATGCCACCATTGTCGACCGCCGCACGGGGGTGAGGTCACTGCTCGGGCGTCTCGACCGTGCCCAGGTGGCGCCCGGCTTCATGTTCTCCGAAGAGTACGCAGGCACCAATGGCATCGGCACGGCCCTCGAGGAACGCAAAGCGTTCCGGGTGCGCGGTGGCGAGCACATGCTCGAGTCCCTGCAGTCGCTGGCGTGCGTCGGCTCGCCGATCGTCGACCCGGTCTCGCGCACGGTGGTGGGCATCCTCGACATCACGTGCAACGTCGATCAGGTCAGCGACCTGATGGCGCCGCTGATCTTCTCCGCGGTCCGGGAGGTCGAGGAGCGGCTCTTCGACCAGTCCGCCAAGAGTGAGCAAGTTCTGCTGCGCGAATACATGCGGAGCAAGCGCCGCGGCAATGCCGCGGTGGTGGCGATGAGTCCGGACACGGTGATCGCAACTCCGACCGCGTCTCGGCTGATGGACTCGACAGATCAGATGATGATCTGGGACTGGATCAGCAGCCATCTGGGCACGAAGCAGGAATGGGAAGGACCGCTGCGTTTCGCGGACGGCATCGACGTGCGCGTTCATGCGCGTCGGGTGAGCGAGTCGGGCGAGCAGCTCAGTGCGATTCTCGAGTTGCGTCCGATGGTCTCGTCCGCGGTCTCCCGTCCTCACACGGCCGTGCTTCCCGCGTCGCGTCATGCTCCCGCCACCGAGTCCGCGGGCCGGATCGTGGGCCGAAGCCTGGCCACGCACCGGCTGCAGAGCCGCATCGACGAGATCGCGGGCACGGTGGGTCCGGTCCTGGTGACCGGCGAGTCCGGGGTCGGCAAGTCGCATGTCGCCCGGTACATTCAGCAACGCTGGGGCCACGACGGCGACATCCCCGTGATCGACGGGTCCACCTTGACCCCCGAGACCGTCACAGATCTGCGCGCGCGCCTGTCGAGCAACGTCCCGTGGATCGTCGAACACGTGGACGAGATACCGGACGACGCGGTCGCTCCCACCCGCCGGCTACTGGACGCGGCCGCGACGATGTCCGCGCCGATCGTCGCGACCGCGACCTCGACGGCGCCGGACGGTGCCGGCCAGCAGGTGCACACCCATGTGCGCCGAAGTGTGTCCGTGTCGCCGCTGCGCCAGCGGATCGAGGATCTCGACGACCTCGCACGTGAACTGCTCGGCGCTCACCTCCCCGGGCGGCCCACCCCGCAGTTGCAGCCGGCAGCCCACCGGGCTCTGGTTGCCCACCACTGGCCGGGCAACGTCCGAGAGCTCGATGCCGTCCTGTGCACAGCCATCGCCCGGTCGATGGGATTCGACATCAGACTCGAACACCTTCCCGACGACTACCGCGCACTGGGATCGGGCCGGCAGCTCACCTCCCTCGAACGCAGCGAGCGGGAAGCGATCGTGCGTGCCCTCGACGAGGCCGACGGCAACAAGTCGCTCGCCGCCGATCGGCTCGGTGTCGCCCGGTCGACGCTGTACCGTAAGATCCGCGCGCTCGGGCTGGAGAACGAACGCTTCGGATCCTGA
- a CDS encoding alpha/beta fold hydrolase, with protein sequence MDPIVTESEFRGDGVTLAGDRWDPPTRGGSGTSTDRKGLVLLLHGGGQTRHSWRNTGRSLAADGWSAIALDARGHGDSQWAPDGDYGIDALVADVTAIIGELGEKPVLVGASMGGMTSLIGQGENPELARGLVLVDIAPRVETGGTAEIMAFMRSGLDGFESLDDAAAAVAAYTPNRVRKPNPQGLRKNLRLRDGRWYWHWDPEFLRVGDEPTRQSDSIVQYERARDAAAAITVPTMLVRGKQSHVVSEEGAKELLELIPTATLIDVAGAGHMVAGDDNDVFSGGLKGFLDNEVAAMRR encoded by the coding sequence ATGGATCCGATAGTCACAGAGTCCGAATTCCGCGGTGACGGTGTCACGCTTGCCGGCGACCGGTGGGATCCCCCGACTCGGGGTGGGAGCGGGACGAGCACCGACAGGAAGGGCCTGGTCCTGCTGCTGCACGGCGGCGGACAGACGCGGCACTCCTGGCGAAACACCGGACGCAGTCTCGCGGCGGACGGCTGGTCCGCCATCGCGCTGGATGCACGTGGCCATGGGGACAGCCAGTGGGCGCCGGACGGGGACTACGGAATCGATGCGTTGGTCGCCGACGTGACCGCGATCATCGGGGAGCTGGGCGAGAAGCCGGTACTCGTCGGTGCCTCGATGGGCGGTATGACGTCGTTGATCGGGCAGGGGGAGAATCCCGAGCTCGCTCGTGGTCTGGTTTTGGTCGATATCGCGCCGAGGGTCGAGACCGGCGGCACCGCGGAAATCATGGCTTTCATGCGCAGTGGCCTCGATGGTTTCGAGAGCCTCGACGATGCAGCGGCAGCGGTCGCGGCCTACACTCCGAACCGTGTCCGCAAGCCCAACCCGCAGGGGTTACGCAAGAACTTGCGCCTGCGTGACGGCCGCTGGTACTGGCATTGGGATCCGGAGTTCCTTCGCGTGGGCGACGAACCCACTCGCCAATCCGACTCGATCGTGCAGTACGAACGCGCCCGGGACGCCGCAGCCGCGATCACCGTTCCCACGATGCTCGTTCGTGGCAAGCAATCCCACGTGGTCAGCGAAGAGGGTGCCAAAGAGCTGCTCGAATTGATCCCGACCGCCACCTTGATCGACGTCGCCGGGGCCGGTCACATGGTGGCCGGCGACGACAACGATGTCTTCAGTGGCGGTTTGAAGGGTTTCCTCGACAACGAGGTTGCGGCAATGCGTCGCTGA
- a CDS encoding helix-turn-helix transcriptional regulator — translation MGTIDLRTEIREFLSSRRARITPEQSGLPAYGGNRRVKGLRREEVALLAGVSVDYYVRLERGNLSGTSESVLDSLAGALQLDDAERDHLFALARQSQAGTARRPRRTPPTTVRPVLQQVLDAITEAPAWIRNGRHDIIAMNQLARALYSPVLADPRRPVNTTRFVYLDPHAAEFFVDYDQIAKDAAAMLRLEAGRNPHDKALIALVGELSTQSELFRKRWASQDVRFHRSGRKRLRHPAVGQLDLDFEAMELPSEPELQLNIYTAPADTPTADALKLLATWAASQEQLDTEHTSFSHSR, via the coding sequence ATGGGCACGATCGACCTGCGTACCGAGATCCGCGAGTTCCTCAGCTCGCGCCGGGCACGCATCACCCCCGAACAGAGCGGCCTGCCCGCGTACGGCGGCAACCGCCGCGTCAAAGGGCTGCGCCGCGAAGAGGTCGCCCTGCTCGCCGGAGTCTCGGTGGACTACTACGTGCGGCTCGAACGCGGCAACCTCTCCGGCACATCCGAGAGTGTCCTCGACTCCCTCGCCGGTGCCCTGCAACTCGACGACGCCGAACGCGATCACCTGTTCGCCCTGGCCCGCCAATCACAGGCCGGCACTGCCCGGCGGCCCCGCCGGACCCCACCGACCACGGTCCGACCGGTACTACAGCAAGTTCTCGACGCCATCACCGAAGCACCCGCATGGATCCGCAACGGGCGCCACGACATCATCGCCATGAACCAACTCGCCCGCGCCCTCTACTCCCCCGTCCTCGCCGACCCCCGCCGACCCGTCAACACCACCCGGTTCGTCTACCTCGACCCCCACGCCGCCGAATTCTTCGTCGATTACGACCAGATCGCCAAGGACGCCGCCGCGATGCTGCGCCTCGAAGCCGGCCGCAACCCCCACGACAAAGCACTCATCGCACTGGTCGGGGAGCTCTCCACCCAGAGCGAACTGTTCCGCAAGCGATGGGCCTCCCAGGACGTCCGCTTCCACCGCAGCGGCCGCAAACGCCTGCGCCACCCCGCCGTCGGCCAACTCGACCTCGACTTCGAGGCCATGGAACTGCCCTCAGAACCCGAACTGCAACTGAACATCTACACCGCCCCGGCAGACACACCCACCGCCGACGCCCTCAAACTCCTCGCCACCTGGGCCGCCAGCCAAGAACAACTCGACACCGAACACACGTCATTCAGCCATTCGCGCTGA